One window from the genome of Bacillus weihaiensis encodes:
- a CDS encoding AMP-binding protein — protein MENQKPWLQYYPEEIPHELELASQPLFEYLQQSASEFPSKIAIHFLGKDLTYLELYQQSLKLANYFQTVGLKKGDRVSIMLPNCPQAVISYYGVLLAGGIVVQTNPLYMERELEYQLKDSESTFIVTLDLLYPRVSKMKALTNLKHIIVTSIKDYLPFPKNLLYPFVQKKQNQVIVKVEHEGTTYLWKKIMEEAKTEANIPTIHPEEDLALLQYTGGTTGFPKGVMLTHHNVASNTRMCSQWMYKCKRGEESILGIIPFFHVYGMTTVMNLGIMQAFKMILLPKFDATDALKTIEKQKPTLFPGAPTIYIALLNHQDIKKYNLSSIKCCISGSAPLPVEVQEKFEQVTGGKLVEGYGLSETSPVTHANFIWDHRKVGSIGVPWPNTDSMIYSYEKDGPADPNELGEVAIRGPQVMKGYWNKPEETEATFKDGWFLTGDIGYMDEEGYFFIVDRKKDMIIAGGYNIYPREIEEVLYEHDKVQEVVVAGVPDPYRGETVKAYIVLKEGYQATTEEFNEYARKNLAAYKAPRIYEFRDELPKTAVGKILRRALVEEEKDKLKKAK, from the coding sequence GTGGAAAACCAAAAACCTTGGCTTCAATATTACCCAGAAGAAATTCCTCATGAATTAGAGCTAGCCAGCCAGCCACTATTTGAATACTTACAACAATCAGCTTCAGAATTTCCATCAAAGATTGCCATTCACTTTCTTGGTAAGGATTTAACTTATTTAGAGCTTTATCAACAGTCGTTGAAATTAGCGAACTATTTCCAAACAGTAGGACTTAAAAAGGGAGATCGAGTCTCTATTATGCTTCCGAACTGTCCTCAGGCTGTTATCTCTTATTATGGTGTTTTATTAGCAGGAGGGATTGTTGTACAGACTAATCCTTTATACATGGAAAGAGAATTAGAGTATCAATTAAAGGATAGCGAGTCTACTTTCATCGTAACGTTGGATTTATTGTATCCTAGAGTTTCTAAAATGAAAGCGTTAACAAATTTGAAGCATATTATCGTAACAAGTATTAAGGACTATTTGCCGTTTCCTAAAAATTTACTTTATCCATTCGTGCAAAAGAAACAGAATCAAGTGATTGTCAAAGTAGAACATGAAGGTACTACCTACCTCTGGAAAAAAATAATGGAAGAGGCAAAAACAGAAGCGAATATTCCAACTATCCATCCTGAAGAAGATCTTGCATTACTCCAATATACGGGTGGAACGACAGGGTTTCCGAAGGGTGTAATGCTTACACATCATAATGTTGCCTCAAATACAAGAATGTGTTCACAATGGATGTACAAATGTAAAAGAGGAGAAGAATCTATTCTCGGCATTATTCCTTTTTTTCATGTTTATGGGATGACAACTGTGATGAATTTAGGCATTATGCAGGCTTTTAAGATGATTCTATTACCTAAATTTGATGCAACAGATGCTTTAAAAACAATTGAGAAGCAAAAGCCAACACTTTTTCCAGGAGCACCAACTATTTATATTGCTTTACTAAATCACCAAGATATAAAGAAATATAACCTATCTTCTATAAAATGTTGTATTAGTGGTTCTGCTCCGCTACCGGTAGAGGTTCAAGAGAAATTTGAACAGGTAACAGGCGGGAAGCTTGTAGAAGGATATGGACTTTCCGAAACGTCACCTGTTACACACGCAAACTTCATATGGGATCATCGAAAAGTGGGGAGTATAGGCGTTCCATGGCCAAATACAGACTCAATGATTTATTCCTATGAAAAGGATGGCCCTGCTGACCCTAATGAGCTTGGAGAAGTCGCAATCCGTGGACCTCAAGTTATGAAGGGATACTGGAATAAACCTGAAGAAACAGAAGCTACTTTTAAAGACGGTTGGTTTTTAACAGGGGATATAGGATATATGGATGAAGAAGGGTATTTCTTTATCGTCGACCGTAAAAAGGATATGATTATTGCTGGTGGCTACAATATTTATCCACGTGAAATAGAAGAAGTACTTTATGAACATGATAAAGTACAGGAAGTGGTTGTAGCGGGTGTTCCTGATCCGTATAGAGGGGAAACGGTTAAAGCTTATATTGTCTTAAAAGAAGGATATCAAGCAACGACAGAGGAGTTTAATGAATATGCGAGAAAAAATTTAGCTGCATATAAGGCACCGAGAATCTATGAATTTAGAGACGAACTTCCTAAAACTGCAGTAGGAAAAATATTAAGGCGTGCATTAGTTGAAGAAGAAAAAGATAAATTAAAAAAAGCTAAGTAA
- a CDS encoding electron transfer flavoprotein subunit alpha/FixB family protein, with amino-acid sequence MGRKVLVLGEVRDATLRNVSFEAIAAGKTIAEGGEVVALLVGDTVASLGTELVHYGADRVITVEDPKLTTYTPDGYSQAVLSVIQEESPEGIVFGHTALGKDLSPKIAAKLGSGLVSDATAIEVTGGNVVFTRPIYSGKAFEKKIVTDGVIFATIRPNNIPSLDKDDSRSGDVTSHSVEIKDLRTIVKEVVRKASEGVDLSEAKVVIAGGRGVKSEDGFQPLNELAEVLGGAVGASRGACDAEYCDYSLQIGQTGKVVTPDLYIACGISGAIQHLAGMSNSKVIVAINKDPEANIFKVADYGIVGDLFEVIPLLTEEFKKLKVHA; translated from the coding sequence ATGGGAAGAAAAGTACTTGTATTAGGTGAAGTTCGTGATGCAACGCTAAGAAATGTTTCATTTGAGGCCATTGCTGCTGGTAAAACAATTGCTGAAGGTGGAGAGGTAGTTGCCCTATTAGTTGGAGACACAGTGGCTTCTTTAGGAACAGAACTTGTTCATTACGGAGCAGATCGTGTCATTACAGTCGAGGATCCTAAATTAACTACGTATACTCCTGACGGATATTCACAAGCCGTATTATCTGTTATTCAAGAGGAAAGCCCTGAAGGAATAGTCTTTGGTCACACCGCTTTAGGAAAGGATTTGTCACCGAAGATTGCAGCTAAATTAGGTTCTGGACTTGTCTCAGATGCAACGGCTATTGAAGTAACAGGAGGAAATGTTGTTTTCACTCGACCAATTTATTCTGGAAAAGCATTCGAGAAGAAAATTGTCACGGATGGAGTTATTTTTGCAACGATCCGACCAAATAATATTCCTTCCCTTGATAAGGATGATTCAAGATCAGGGGACGTTACGTCTCATTCAGTTGAAATAAAAGATCTTCGTACCATTGTCAAAGAGGTTGTGAGAAAAGCTTCTGAAGGTGTGGATCTATCTGAGGCAAAGGTTGTTATTGCAGGTGGTCGTGGTGTGAAGAGTGAAGATGGATTCCAACCATTGAATGAATTAGCAGAGGTGCTAGGTGGAGCTGTAGGTGCTTCACGTGGAGCATGTGATGCAGAATACTGCGATTACTCCCTGCAAATTGGTCAAACGGGAAAAGTCGTTACACCTGACTTATACATTGCATGTGGTATTTCAGGAGCTATTCAGCATCTAGCAGGAATGTCTAATTCGAAGGTAATCGTAGCGATTAATAAAGACCCAGAAGCGAATATTTTTAAAGTTGCGGATTATGGCATCGTTGGGGATTTATTTGAAGTGATTCCATTACTTACAGAAGAATTTAAGAAGTTAAAAGTACATGCATAA
- the uvrC gene encoding excinuclease ABC subunit UvrC, translating to MIDKLKEKLSLLPDQPGCYIMKDRQGTVIYVGKAKVLKNRVRSYFTGSHDGKTLRLVNEIEDFEYIITSSNLEALILELNLIKKYDPKYNVMLKDDKTYPFIKITNERHPRLLVTRQVKKDKGKYFGPYPNVFSARETIKLLDRLYPLRKCSTLPDRVCLYYHMGQCLAPCVNEVSVETNRQLVEEISKFLNGGFKTIKEELSAKMVDASEKLEFERAQEFRDQILHIEATMEKQKMTLNDFVDRDAFGYAYDKGWMCVQVFFIRQGKLIERDVSLFPIYDTPEQEFLTFLGQFYSKASHFIPKEILLPDSVEEELVEKFLDVTTLQPKRGKKKDLVLLAHKNAKIALKEKFMLIERDEERTIKAVENLGDILGIATPHRIEAFDNSNIQGTDPVSAMVVFEDGKPAKKHYRKYKIKSVSGPDDYDSMREVVRRRYSRALKEELPLPDLIIIDGGKGHLAAAQEVLIDELSLDIPIAGLVKDDKHRTSELLIGAPPEFIQLERNSQEFYLLQRIQDEVHRFAITFHRNVRGKTAFQSILDEIPGVGAQRKKMLLKHFGSVKKMKEASVEELSQAGIPSTIANTIFQHLKNNES from the coding sequence ATGATAGATAAATTGAAGGAAAAGCTCTCACTTCTTCCAGATCAGCCTGGCTGTTACATTATGAAGGATCGCCAGGGAACTGTTATATATGTGGGAAAAGCGAAAGTTTTAAAAAATAGAGTCCGTTCTTATTTCACTGGATCTCATGATGGTAAAACATTACGTTTAGTGAATGAGATTGAAGATTTTGAATATATCATTACGTCCTCTAACCTTGAGGCTTTAATACTAGAATTAAATTTAATTAAGAAGTATGATCCGAAATATAATGTCATGTTAAAAGACGATAAAACCTATCCTTTTATTAAAATCACAAACGAACGTCATCCTCGATTACTGGTGACAAGACAAGTGAAAAAGGATAAAGGGAAATACTTTGGACCTTATCCGAACGTTTTTTCAGCTAGAGAAACAATTAAGCTGTTAGACAGGTTATATCCATTGAGAAAATGTTCTACCTTACCAGATCGTGTTTGCTTGTATTATCATATGGGTCAATGTTTGGCTCCGTGTGTGAATGAGGTGTCTGTAGAGACAAATCGTCAGCTTGTTGAAGAAATATCTAAATTCTTAAATGGAGGATTTAAAACGATTAAAGAAGAGCTTTCTGCAAAGATGGTAGATGCATCGGAAAAATTAGAATTTGAACGTGCTCAGGAATTTAGAGATCAAATTCTCCATATAGAAGCAACAATGGAAAAACAAAAAATGACGTTAAATGACTTTGTTGATCGCGATGCCTTTGGGTATGCCTATGATAAAGGATGGATGTGTGTCCAAGTATTTTTTATTAGGCAAGGGAAGTTGATTGAACGAGACGTTTCACTGTTCCCGATTTATGATACTCCTGAGCAAGAATTTTTAACTTTTTTAGGGCAATTTTATTCTAAGGCTAGCCATTTTATCCCGAAAGAAATCTTATTGCCTGATAGTGTAGAAGAGGAGCTTGTTGAGAAATTTTTAGATGTCACAACGTTACAGCCTAAAAGAGGTAAGAAGAAGGATTTGGTCCTACTTGCCCATAAAAATGCCAAAATTGCTTTAAAAGAAAAATTCATGCTAATTGAGCGAGATGAAGAACGAACGATAAAAGCGGTTGAAAATTTAGGAGACATATTAGGTATTGCAACTCCGCATCGTATTGAGGCTTTTGATAATTCAAATATACAAGGAACAGATCCTGTTTCAGCTATGGTTGTATTTGAAGATGGGAAACCAGCGAAAAAGCATTATCGAAAATATAAGATTAAAAGTGTTAGTGGACCAGATGATTATGATTCGATGAGAGAAGTTGTTAGAAGAAGATATAGTCGAGCATTAAAAGAGGAGCTTCCTTTACCAGATCTTATCATCATTGACGGGGGGAAAGGTCATTTAGCTGCTGCACAAGAGGTACTTATTGATGAATTGTCACTAGATATTCCAATTGCTGGATTAGTGAAAGATGACAAACACCGTACTTCTGAGCTATTAATTGGTGCTCCTCCAGAATTTATTCAATTAGAACGAAATAGTCAGGAATTCTACCTTCTCCAAAGAATTCAAGATGAGGTTCACCGGTTTGCAATAACCTTCCATCGAAATGTACGTGGAAAGACTGCATTTCAGTCAATACTCGATGAAATACCAGGTGTAGGTGCACAAAGAAAGAAAATGTTATTAAAACATTTCGGCTCAGTAAAAAAAATGAAGGAAGCAAGTGTTGAAGAGTTATCACAGGCTGGTATACCTTCAACGATTGCAAACACGATATTCCAACACTTGAAAAATAACGAATCGTAG
- a CDS encoding enoyl-CoA hydratase: MDFLNVTKSNFIAVATINNPPANALASGVLKELSSFLDEVENDESVRVIVLHGEGRFFSAGADIKEFVQVPSGAAYSSLATRGQELFERVETFSKPIIAAIHGAALGGGLELAMSCHMRIVTEDAKLGLPELQLGIIPGFGGTQRLPKYVGTGRALEMMLTSEPISGAEAVKLGLANHAFSQDVLLDEVKNIAAKFAQKSPQSVKAVISLLNASKQKSHAEGMKQEADEFGALFGSADAKEGITAFIEKRKPTFTGK, encoded by the coding sequence ATGGATTTCTTAAACGTTACTAAATCTAATTTTATTGCTGTGGCAACGATAAATAACCCACCAGCAAATGCTTTAGCATCAGGTGTTTTGAAAGAGCTTTCATCTTTTTTGGATGAAGTTGAAAACGATGAGTCTGTGAGAGTCATTGTTTTACATGGCGAAGGAAGGTTTTTCTCAGCTGGTGCAGATATTAAAGAATTTGTACAAGTGCCTTCCGGCGCAGCGTATTCTAGCTTAGCTACTAGAGGGCAGGAGCTTTTTGAAAGAGTAGAAACCTTCAGTAAACCAATTATTGCTGCAATTCATGGAGCTGCTCTTGGGGGAGGGCTAGAGCTTGCGATGTCGTGTCACATGCGTATTGTAACTGAGGACGCAAAACTTGGCTTACCAGAGCTTCAACTTGGAATAATACCTGGTTTTGGGGGGACTCAGCGCTTACCAAAATACGTAGGGACAGGACGTGCTTTAGAAATGATGCTAACAAGTGAACCAATTTCTGGAGCTGAGGCAGTAAAGCTAGGCTTAGCCAATCATGCTTTTTCTCAAGATGTGTTACTAGATGAAGTGAAAAACATAGCAGCAAAATTTGCGCAAAAAAGCCCTCAATCAGTTAAGGCTGTGATCTCATTACTGAATGCGTCAAAGCAGAAATCTCATGCAGAAGGAATGAAACAAGAAGCAGATGAATTTGGTGCACTATTTGGTAGTGCGGATGCAAAAGAAGGTATTACAGCGTTTATTGAAAAAAGAAAACCAACCTTTACTGGAAAATAA
- a CDS encoding aspartate kinase — protein MGIIVQKFGGTSVGSVERILHVAQRVIQEKNAGHDVVVVVSAMGKSTDQLVDLANQISSKPSKREMDMLLTTGEQVTISLLSMALAEKGYEATSFTGWQAGVETEASHGNARILNIQTENVKTELSKGKIVVVAGFQGVSEDGQITTLGRGGSDTTAVALAAALKAEKCDIYTDVTGVYTTDPRCVKSARKLESISYDEMLELANLGAGVLHPRAVEFAKNYQVALEVRSSMENERGTLIEEESSMEQNLVVRGIAFEDQVTRVSVLGLPNELTTLSTIFTTLATNGVNVDIIIQNTTSDLKTSISFSVKTNALEDTISILEQHKSILQFDKIESESQLAKVSIVGSGMVSNPGVAAEMFDVLANEGIQVKMVSTSEIKVSTVVDQVHMVDAVNALHDAFELSKEVASV, from the coding sequence ATGGGTATCATCGTACAAAAATTTGGTGGAACATCAGTTGGATCTGTTGAGAGGATCTTACATGTTGCACAGCGTGTTATACAAGAAAAAAATGCGGGACATGATGTAGTGGTTGTCGTTTCTGCAATGGGAAAATCAACGGACCAATTAGTTGACTTGGCAAATCAGATTTCTTCAAAGCCGAGTAAACGAGAGATGGATATGCTATTAACAACTGGGGAACAAGTGACAATTTCCTTATTGTCAATGGCCTTAGCTGAAAAAGGCTATGAAGCGACCTCCTTTACAGGTTGGCAAGCGGGTGTTGAAACAGAAGCATCACATGGTAACGCAAGAATTTTAAACATACAAACAGAGAATGTGAAAACAGAGCTTTCGAAGGGAAAAATTGTAGTTGTTGCAGGATTCCAAGGAGTATCTGAGGACGGTCAAATTACAACATTAGGACGAGGAGGATCTGATACAACTGCGGTTGCTTTGGCTGCTGCATTAAAAGCGGAGAAATGTGATATCTACACAGATGTTACAGGTGTATATACAACAGATCCACGATGTGTAAAATCTGCCCGTAAGCTAGAGTCAATTTCTTATGATGAAATGTTAGAATTAGCTAATTTAGGAGCTGGTGTTCTACATCCAAGAGCAGTAGAGTTTGCAAAAAACTATCAAGTAGCCTTAGAAGTACGGTCAAGTATGGAAAATGAAAGAGGAACGTTAATTGAGGAGGAATCAAGCATGGAACAAAACTTAGTTGTAAGAGGAATTGCATTTGAGGACCAAGTAACAAGAGTATCGGTTTTAGGATTACCAAATGAACTAACGACTCTATCCACCATTTTTACGACACTTGCTACAAATGGAGTGAATGTTGATATTATTATTCAAAATACGACGAGTGACTTAAAAACATCTATCTCGTTCTCAGTAAAAACAAATGCCCTAGAGGATACAATCTCTATTTTAGAGCAACATAAATCTATCTTACAATTTGATAAAATTGAGTCAGAATCACAGCTTGCAAAAGTATCCATCGTTGGTTCTGGAATGGTGTCTAATCCTGGAGTGGCTGCAGAGATGTTTGATGTCTTGGCAAATGAAGGAATACAGGTGAAGATGGTAAGTACGTCAGAAATTAAAGTCTCTACAGTTGTCGACCAAGTACATATGGTTGATGCTGTTAATGCATTACATGATGCATTTGAGCTTTCAAAAGAGGTAGCTTCTGTA
- a CDS encoding electron transfer flavoprotein subunit beta/FixA family protein gives MNIFVIMKRTFDTEEKIVVQNGGIAEDGAEFIINPYDEYAIEEAIQVRDANSGEVTVVTIGGEESEKELRTALAMGCDKAVLINVEDDLEEGDQYTTSRILAEFFKDKEVDLILGGNVAIDGGSGQVGPRLAELLDISYVTTITKLEINGDQAVVTRDVEGDSEVIETTLPLLVTAQQGLNEPRYPSLPGIMKAKKKPLDELELDDLDLEEDDVEQKTKTIEIFLPPKKEAGKVLEGELQDQVTELVSLLRNEAKVV, from the coding sequence ATGAATATTTTTGTCATTATGAAAAGAACATTTGATACGGAAGAGAAAATTGTTGTTCAAAACGGAGGAATTGCTGAAGATGGAGCAGAATTCATCATCAATCCCTATGACGAGTATGCAATTGAGGAAGCGATTCAAGTTCGTGACGCAAATAGTGGAGAAGTAACGGTTGTAACAATCGGTGGAGAGGAATCTGAAAAGGAATTAAGAACTGCTTTAGCAATGGGGTGTGATAAGGCTGTTTTAATAAATGTGGAAGACGATCTTGAAGAAGGAGATCAATATACTACGTCAAGAATCCTTGCAGAATTCTTTAAAGATAAAGAAGTGGATTTAATTCTTGGTGGAAATGTGGCAATTGATGGAGGCTCTGGACAGGTTGGACCTCGATTAGCAGAGCTACTCGATATCTCTTATGTAACCACAATAACAAAGCTTGAAATTAATGGGGATCAAGCAGTTGTAACACGTGATGTTGAAGGGGATTCCGAAGTTATTGAAACAACATTACCACTATTAGTTACAGCGCAACAAGGGTTAAATGAGCCACGCTATCCATCATTACCAGGTATTATGAAAGCGAAGAAAAAGCCATTAGATGAGCTTGAACTAGACGATTTAGATCTAGAAGAGGACGATGTTGAACAAAAAACAAAGACCATTGAAATATTCTTACCACCGAAGAAAGAAGCTGGGAAAGTACTAGAAGGAGAGCTACAAGACCAAGTAACAGAACTTGTATCCCTTCTGAGAAATGAAGCTAAAGTTGTCTAA
- the trxA gene encoding thioredoxin gives MAITNVTDQTFSTETNEGVVLVDFWAPWCGPCKMIAPVLEELDTDMGDKVKIVKVDVDENQETAGKFGVMSIPTLLVLKDGEVVDKAVGYQPKEALAEVLNKHV, from the coding sequence ATGGCAATTACAAATGTTACTGATCAAACTTTTTCAACTGAAACAAACGAAGGTGTAGTACTAGTTGATTTCTGGGCTCCTTGGTGTGGACCTTGTAAAATGATTGCACCTGTTCTTGAAGAACTTGATACAGATATGGGTGACAAAGTAAAAATCGTAAAGGTTGATGTTGACGAAAACCAAGAAACAGCAGGTAAGTTTGGTGTTATGAGTATCCCTACTCTACTTGTTCTTAAAGATGGAGAAGTAGTTGACAAAGCTGTAGGATACCAACCTAAAGAAGCACTTGCTGAAGTATTAAACAAACACGTTTAA
- a CDS encoding TetR/AcrR family transcriptional regulator, with protein sequence MKQKKPKYRQIIDAAVIVIAENGYHQAQVSKIAKQAGVADGTIYLYFKNKEDILVSLFQEKMGIFIEKIEEEIELKSSAAEKLYSLIEKHFSLLAEDHHLAIVTQLELRQSNKELRLRINEVLKGYLNVVDKIVTAGQETGEFREDLELRLARQMIFGTIDETVTTWVMNDQKYDLPSQAKKVHDLFVYGFKHLEK encoded by the coding sequence TTGAAGCAGAAAAAACCAAAATACAGGCAAATTATTGATGCAGCTGTGATAGTCATAGCTGAAAATGGCTATCATCAAGCGCAGGTTTCAAAAATCGCAAAGCAAGCAGGCGTTGCTGATGGAACCATCTACTTATATTTTAAGAACAAAGAAGATATTCTTGTCTCTCTTTTTCAAGAAAAGATGGGAATTTTCATTGAGAAAATTGAAGAGGAAATTGAATTAAAATCTTCAGCAGCTGAAAAGCTCTATTCTCTAATCGAAAAACATTTTTCATTACTTGCAGAAGATCATCATTTAGCGATTGTAACACAACTTGAGCTACGACAGTCCAATAAAGAACTTAGGTTAAGAATTAATGAAGTTCTTAAAGGGTATTTAAACGTTGTGGATAAAATCGTTACTGCAGGACAGGAAACAGGAGAATTTCGAGAAGATCTTGAATTACGTTTAGCAAGACAAATGATTTTCGGTACGATTGACGAAACGGTCACAACATGGGTAATGAATGATCAAAAATACGATTTACCTAGTCAAGCAAAAAAGGTACATGATTTATTCGTTTACGGATTTAAACATCTAGAAAAATAG